A section of the Delphinus delphis chromosome 1, mDelDel1.2, whole genome shotgun sequence genome encodes:
- the IPO9 gene encoding importin-9 isoform X2: MGMLVSGDLNAVHGAMRVLTEFTREVTDTQMPLVAPVILPEMYKIFTMAEVYGIRTRSRAVEIFTTCAHMICNMEELEKGAAKVLIFPVVQQFTEAFVQALQIPDGPTSDSGFKMEVLKAVTALVKNFPKHMVSSMQQILPIVWNTLTESAAFYVRTEVNYTEEVEDPVDSDGEVLGFENLVFSIFEFVHALLENSKFKSTVKKALPELIYYLILYMQITEEQIKVWTANPQQFVEDEDDDTFSYTVRIAAQDLLLAVATDFQNESAAALAAAATRHLQEAEHTKNGGTGHWWKIHEACMLALGSVKSIVTDSVKSGRIPFDMHGFLTNVVLADLNLSVSPFLLGRALWAASRFTVAMSPELIQQFLQATVSGLHETQPPSVRISAVRAIWGYCDQLKVSESTHVLQPFLPSILDGLIHLAAQFSSEVLNLVMETLCIVCTVDPEFTASMESKICPFTIAIFLKYSNDPVVASLAQDIFKELSQIEACQGPMQMRLIPTLVSIMQAPADKIPAGLCATAIDILTTVVRNTKPPLSQLLICQAFPAVAQCTLHTDDNATMQNGGECLRAYVSVTLEQVAQWHDEQGHNGLWYVMQVVSQLLDPRTSEFTAAFVGRLVSTLISKAGRELGENLDQILRAILSKMQQAETLSVMQSLIMVFAHLVHTQLEPLLEFLCSLPGPTGKPALEFVMAEWTSRQHLFYGQYEGKVSSVALCKLLQHGINADDKRLQDIRVKGEEIHSLDEGTRTRSKAAKNPERWTSVPLLVKILKLIISELSSVTEANAARQAAPAEWSQDDSSDMWDDQEEDDDDEEDGLAGQLLSDILATSKYEEDYYEDDEEDDPDALKDPLYQVDLQAYLTDFLCQFAQQPCYVVFSGHLNDHERRVLQTIGI, encoded by the exons AATTCACTCGAGAAGTCACAGACACCCAGATGCCGCTGGTTGCTCCTGTCATTCTCCCAGAGATGTACAAGATCTTCACCATGGCCGAG GTGTATGGTATTCGAACCCGTTCCCGAGCCGTGGAGATTTTTACCACTTGTGCCCATATGATCTGTAACATGGAGGAGCTGGAGAAG GGCGCGGCCAAAGTCCTGATCTTCCCTGTGGTGCAGCAGTTCACAGAGGCCTTCGTCCAGGCCCTCCAGATACCAGACGGCCCCACGTCTGACAGCGGGTTTAAGATGGAAGTCCTGAAG GCAGTGACAGCCCTGGTGAAAAACTTCCCAAAGCACATGGTGTCCTCCATGCAGCAGATTCTGCCTATTGTTTGGAACACCCTAACTGAGAGCGCAGCTTT TTATGTGAGGACAGAAGTAAACTACACAGAGGAAGTGGAAGATCCTGTGGATTCTGATG GTGAAGTCCTGGGCTTTGAAAATCTCGTCTTTAGCATTTTTGAATTTGTCCATGCTCTCCTAGAAAATAGCAAATTCAAAAGCACTGTCAAGAAGGCCTTGCCTGAGTTGATTTACTATCTCATCCTATACATGCAGATCACCGAGGAGCAG ATCAAAGTGTGGACAGCCAACCCCCAGCAGTTTGTGGAAGATGAAGATGATGACACCTTCTCCTACACTGTCAGGATCGCAGCCCAGGACTTGTTGCTG GCTGTGGCCACTGATTTCCAGAATGAGAGCGCAGCAGCCCTGGCCGCCGCAGCGACTCGGCATTTACAGGAAGCTGAGCACACCAAGAATGGCGGCACCGgacattg GTGGAAGATCCACGAGGCGTGCATGTTGGCCCTTGGCTCGGTGAAGTCCATCGTCACCGACAGCGTGAAGAGTGGCAGGATCCCCTTCGACATGCATGGCTTCCTGACCAACGTCGTCCTCGCGGACCTCAACCTCTCAG tGTCTCCTTTCCTCTTGGGCCGGGCCCTTTGGGCTGCCAGTCGGTTCACTGTTGCTATGTCCCCTGAATTGATCCAGCAGTTTCTTCAGGCAACAGTTAGTGGTCTTCATGAGACACAACCCCCATCAGTTCGAATTTCTGCAGTGAGAGCCATCTGGGG TTATTGTGACCAGCTGAAAGTCTCAGAGAGCACCCACGTGCTTCAGCCCTTCCTCCCCAGCATCCTGGATGGCTTAATTCACCTGGCGGCTCAGTTCAGCTCAGAGGTCCTCAACCTGGTGATGGAGACCCTGTGCATCGTTTGTACGGTAGACCCAGAGTTCACAGCGAGCATGGAGAGCAAAATCTGCCCCTTCACCATCGCCATCTTCCTAAAGTACAGTAACG ATCCTGTGGTCGCCTCGCTGGCTCAGGACATCTTCAAGGAGCTGTCCCAGATTGAAGCCTGCCAGGGCCCCATGCAGATGAGGCTGATTCCCACCCTGGTCAGCATCATGCAGGCACCAGCAGACAAGATCCCTGCGGGGCTCTGTGCG ACGGCCATTGACATCCTGACCACGGTCGTGCGGAACACGAAGCCCCCCCTCTCCCAGCTGCTTATCTGCCAGGCTTTCCCTGCTGTGGCCCAGTGCACCCTCCACACGGATGACAACGCCACCATGCAG AATGGTGGTGAGTGCCTGCGGGCCTACGTGTCGGTGACGCTGGAGCAGGTGGCCCAGTGGCATGACGAGCAGGGCCACAATGGGCTGTGGTACGTGATGCAGGTGGTGAGCCAGCTCCTGGACCCCCGCACCTCCGAGTTCACTGCCGCCTTCGTGGGCCGCCTCGTGTCCACCCTCATCTCCAAGGCAGGGCGGGAGCTGGGGGAGAACCTGGACCAGATTCTCCGTGCCATTCTCAGCAAGATGCAGCAGGCGGAGACGCTCAGCGTCATGCAG TCCCTGATCATGGTGTTCGCCCACCTGGTGCACACCCAGCTGGAGCCCCTCCTGGAGTTCCTGTGCAGCCTCCCGGGGCCCACCGGCAAGCCTGCCCTGGAGTTCGTGATGGCCGAGTGGACCAGCCGCCAGCACCTCTTCTACGGGCAGTACGAGGGCAAAGTCAG CTCTGTGGCGCTGTGTAAGCTGCTTCAGCACGGCATCAACGCGGATGACAAGCGGCTGCAGGACATCCGCGTGAAGGGGGAGGAGATCCACAGCCTGGACGAGGGCACCCGCACGCGCTCCAAGGCGGCCAAGA aCCCCGAGCGCTGGACCAGCGTCCCCCTGCTGGTCAAGATCCTGAAGCTGATCATCAGCGAGCTGTCCAGCGTCACGGAGGCCAACGCCGCGCGCCAGGCTGCCCCCGCAGAGTGGAGCCAAG ATGACTCCAGCGACATGTGGGACGACCAGGAGGAGGACGACGACGACGAGGAGGACGGCCTGGCGGGCCAGCTCTTGTCCGATATTCTTGCCACGAGTAAATACG AGGAGGATTACTACGAGGATGATGAGGAAGATGACCCTGATGCCCTGAAGGACCCTCTCTATCAGGTCGATCTGCAG GCGTACCTCACGGACTTCCTCTGCCAGTTTGCTCAGCAGCCCTGCTACGTGGTGTTCTCAGGCCACCTCAACGACCACGAGAGGCGGGTTCTGCAGACCATTGGCATCTGA
- the SHISA4 gene encoding protein shisa-4 isoform X2, with translation MPPAGLRGAAPLAAIALLVLGAPLALAGEDCLWYLDRNGSWHPGFNCEFFTFCCGTCYHRYCCRDLTLLITERQQKHCLAFSPKTIAGIASAVILFVAVVATTICCFLCSCCYLYRRRQQLQSPFEGQEIPMTGIPVQPVYPYPQDPKAGPAAPQPGFMYPPSGPAPQYPLYPAGPPVYNPAAPPPYMPPQPSYPGA, from the exons ATGCCGCCCGCCGGGCTCCGCGGGGCCGCGCCGCTCGCCGCGATCGCGCTCCTGGTGCTGGGGGCGCCCCTGG CGCTGGCCGGCGAGGACTGCCTGTGGTACCTGGACCGGAATGGCTCCTGGCATCCGGGCTTCAACTGCGAGTTCTTCACCTTCTGCTGCGGGACCTGCTACCATCGGTACTGCTGCCGGGACCTGACCTTGCTTATCACCGAGAGGCAGCAGAAGCACTGCCTGGCCTTCAG TCCCAAGACCATAGCGGGCATCGCCTCCGCCGTGATCCTCTTCGTGGCCGTGGTTGCCACCACCATCTGCTGCTTCCTCTGTTCCTGCTGCTACCTGTACCGCCGGCGCCAGCAGCTGCAGAGCCCATTTGAAG GCCAGGAGATCCCAATGACAGGCATCCCAGTGCAGCCGGTGTACCCGTACCCCCAGGACCCCAAAGCTGGCCCTGCAGCCCCACAGCCTGGCTTCATGTACCCACCTAGTGGTCCTGCACCCCAGTATCCACTCTACCCGGCGGGGCCCCCTGTCTACAACCCTGCAG ctccTCCCCCATATATGCCACCCCAGCCCTCCTACCCGGGAGCCTGA
- the SHISA4 gene encoding protein shisa-4 isoform X1, with protein sequence MPPAGLRGAAPLAAIALLVLGAPLALAGEDCLWYLDRNGSWHPGFNCEFFTFCCGTCYHRYCCRDLTLLITERQQKHCLAFSPKTIAGIASAVILFVAVVATTICCFLCSCCYLYRRRQQLQSPFEGQEIPMTGIPVQPVYPYPQDPKAGPAAPQPGFMYPPSGPAPQYPLYPAGPPVYNPAVPSPPRTPAGKAGPLLFARRGLRGAPPAVGRSPPAGAPTGRAPAAGLKL encoded by the exons ATGCCGCCCGCCGGGCTCCGCGGGGCCGCGCCGCTCGCCGCGATCGCGCTCCTGGTGCTGGGGGCGCCCCTGG CGCTGGCCGGCGAGGACTGCCTGTGGTACCTGGACCGGAATGGCTCCTGGCATCCGGGCTTCAACTGCGAGTTCTTCACCTTCTGCTGCGGGACCTGCTACCATCGGTACTGCTGCCGGGACCTGACCTTGCTTATCACCGAGAGGCAGCAGAAGCACTGCCTGGCCTTCAG TCCCAAGACCATAGCGGGCATCGCCTCCGCCGTGATCCTCTTCGTGGCCGTGGTTGCCACCACCATCTGCTGCTTCCTCTGTTCCTGCTGCTACCTGTACCGCCGGCGCCAGCAGCTGCAGAGCCCATTTGAAG GCCAGGAGATCCCAATGACAGGCATCCCAGTGCAGCCGGTGTACCCGTACCCCCAGGACCCCAAAGCTGGCCCTGCAGCCCCACAGCCTGGCTTCATGTACCCACCTAGTGGTCCTGCACCCCAGTATCCACTCTACCCGGCGGGGCCCCCTGTCTACAACCCTGCAG TCCCTTCTCCTCCCAGGACGCCAGCCGGGAAGGCTGGGCCGCTCCTGTTTGCCCGCCGTGGGCTGAGGGGGGCTCCACCGGCCGTGGGCAGAAGCCCTCCTGCTGGCGCCCCCACGGGCCGTGCCCCGGCTGCTGGATTAAAGCTGTAA